The Campylobacter concisus sequence CCAAAATAGGTAAAAATAACTGAACTAAAAGAGAGCACGCTAGCTACTAAAAAGGTAAAAATATTTTTTAATCTTGGGATAAATCTTAAATGAAGCACAATGGCATAAATAATTATCGTAATGTACGACCAGCTCTCTTTGCTGTCCCAGCCCCAGTATCTACCCCAGCTCTCGTTTGCCCAGACGCCACCAAGAAAATTTCCAATAGTTAGCAAGCTAAGTCCTATGATGAGGCTTAGCTCATTAGTTGCGGTGAGGTATCTTATCTGCTCGCTAAGCTTTTGCTCGTTTTTTTGATTTTTTATAGCCATTAAAAGAAGCCCAAGAAGCCCGAGCACAAAGCTAAAGCCTAAAAAGCCGTAGCTTGCTGTGATGACACTTACATGCACGCTAAGCCAAAATGACTTTAAAACTGGGACTAGATTTGTTATTTGTGGATTTATAAAATTTAGATGAGCTACAAGCAAGCTCACACTTGCAAAAAGTGAAGAGGCTCCAAGAGCAAAGCTTTGACGTTTAAAAAATAAAACTCCAGCTAGTACGCTTGCAAGCGAGATATACACTAAGCTCTCATAAGCATCACTCCAAGGCGCATGCCCTGAGATATAAGCACGAAGAGCTAAATTTAGCAAATGCACCACAAAGCCAAAATAAAATGCAAGGCTAAGCGCTTTTTCAAATCTAAATTTCTTTCCAGAAAATAGCCTATAAAAGCCAAGAGCGAGCGAAACTAGCCCAAGGATCATGTAAAAATATATAAGAAATTTAAAAATTTCCATTTGGTTATAAAACACCTCAAGCTCCACCTTTGCCTCGCTTGGCGCGAGGGAGCCTAGAGTGCTTCTTTGATAGCTTGAAATTTTCTCCAAACTCCTATCAGCCTCTTTACACTCGCCACTTTTTACGCAAAGGCTTAAATTTTCTATATAAGCGCCCAAAATGCTTTTAAGCTCGCTTGAAATTTCACTTGAGCCAAAGGCTTCATTTACGCCTAGCCATGTTAATTTATCACCATTTTTAGCTGGGATAAATTTAAGCATTTCTCCCTTTAGTGCAAGGTATAAGACATTTAATCTCTCGTCAAATTTAATGACATCGTTATCAAATTTATCTCTTTTAGAGGCGGATTTTTCATTTGCAGCTTCTACAAATTTAGCCAGCTTATACTCGCCATTTTCGTTAAAGACATCGCTAAAGCTAGCAAATTTTTCGCTAACTCCCAAAAGCTCGCCCACACGCTCGCTTGTGATCTTTACTATCCTTTTGTCCATCCACTCTTTTGGCGAGATGGCAAAAGAGAGCATTAGCTCCTCGCTGCTAAGCCCAAATAGCGTAGTTTTGGTTGAAATTTTACTTATCACAGCTCTTGAGTAAGAGCCAGCTGGAGCGATTCTGCTATCAGTCTGAGTTAAAATTTTGGCAAATTTACTTGCATGAGCGTCTAAATTTTTATTATTTTCATTAGCAAAATTTGGAGTAGCATTTAAAAGCAAAATAGCCAAAAATACGATTTGCGAACCTTTTATAAAATTTAGCAGCCTAAAAAATCGGCTCTTTTTACTAAATAAATTTGCCACAAAGCCAAGGCAAAGCAAAAAATATCCTATGTAAGTTGGGATTTTGCCAGGATCACGGCTGATCTCAAAAGCGCTTCCAAGCTCATCAGGATCGTATGAAGACTGAAAAATTTTATAGCCTT is a genomic window containing:
- the ccsA gene encoding cytochrome c biogenesis protein, which gives rise to MRILNIYRLSLILLFILAFGAGLATFLENFYDTQTARVLVYEALWYECVMFACTICLAISIVKTKMYKKFGAFLIHLAFIVIFIGATLTRYFGEEGVIHLRALQSSNVMQSVKPYLKVEMLGENFSYPLKLSLFGENDFEFKNFIDGKEFIINLLGYKKDEKNAPATLSLEISFNGEKKSIKLKGGAGYELEPSVLSFGGQEAKFYFSSKALNLPFSLKLDEFILERYVGLNSPSSYTSKVSIAGGKYDISLNNPLTIEGYKIFQSSYDPDELGSAFEISRDPGKIPTYIGYFLLCLGFVANLFSKKSRFFRLLNFIKGSQIVFLAILLLNATPNFANENNKNLDAHASKFAKILTQTDSRIAPAGSYSRAVISKISTKTTLFGLSSEELMLSFAISPKEWMDKRIVKITSERVGELLGVSEKFASFSDVFNENGEYKLAKFVEAANEKSASKRDKFDNDVIKFDERLNVLYLALKGEMLKFIPAKNGDKLTWLGVNEAFGSSEISSELKSILGAYIENLSLCVKSGECKEADRSLEKISSYQRSTLGSLAPSEAKVELEVFYNQMEIFKFLIYFYMILGLVSLALGFYRLFSGKKFRFEKALSLAFYFGFVVHLLNLALRAYISGHAPWSDAYESLVYISLASVLAGVLFFKRQSFALGASSLFASVSLLVAHLNFINPQITNLVPVLKSFWLSVHVSVITASYGFLGFSFVLGLLGLLLMAIKNQKNEQKLSEQIRYLTATNELSLIIGLSLLTIGNFLGGVWANESWGRYWGWDSKESWSYITIIIYAIVLHLRFIPRLKNIFTFLVASVLSFSSVIFTYFGVNFYLSGLHSYANGDGFSVSNLLYLLLILLALLIVFAYRGKDIKEI